In Mucilaginibacter sp. KACC 22063, the genomic stretch ACTGCAAATTTAAGTTAAAAGTTATCAGTGAAAAGTTTAAAGTTAATAATATGTAATGAGAGCACTCAAAAGGAGAGGCTTAAGTGACTTTCTACTTTTGACTTTCTACTTTTGACTCAATCAATCCTTATCTTTGTCGAATGGCTGTAGTTTTTGAAGATTTTAATTTTAACCGGCAGATATTGAATGCAGTGGCTGATGCCGGGTATACCGAAGCTACGCCGATACAGCAAAAAGCTATTCCGCCGATACTTAACGGGCAGGATGTAATGGGCATTGCGCAAACCGGCACAGGTAAAACTGCCGCCTATGTGCTGCCACTCATCATGAAGCTGAAATATGCACAGGGCGAACATGCCCGTGCGTTGATTATTGCGCCAACCCGCGAGCTGGCTATGCAGATCGAAGAACACATCCGTATGTTTGCAACATATACCGATCTGCGGGTGGTTACCCTTTATGGTGGCCTTGGCCCTAAACAGCAAATTGAAACTTTGAAGAAAGGTGTCGATCTTATTGTGGCAACTCCCGGTCGTTTTATGGACCTTTATCTTGCCGGGCATATCCAAACCAAGCCTTTACAAGTTTTGGTTTTAGACGAAGCGGATAAGATGATGGACATGGGCTTTATGCCACAGATCAACCGCATATTGGAAGTGGTGCCGCGCAAAAGGCAGAACCTGCTTTTTTCGGCTACCATGTCAGATAAGGTACATAACCTTGCAGGTAACTTTCTTGAATTTCCGACGCTAATTGAAGTTACGCCACAGGCAACACCTGCGCAAACCGTTACACAGGTATTATATAAAGTGCCGGGAGTTAAAACCAAGATCAACCTGCTTAA encodes the following:
- a CDS encoding DEAD/DEAH box helicase, whose protein sequence is MAVVFEDFNFNRQILNAVADAGYTEATPIQQKAIPPILNGQDVMGIAQTGTGKTAAYVLPLIMKLKYAQGEHARALIIAPTRELAMQIEEHIRMFATYTDLRVVTLYGGLGPKQQIETLKKGVDLIVATPGRFMDLYLAGHIQTKPLQVLVLDEADKMMDMGFMPQINRILEVVPRKRQNLLFSATMSDKVHNLAGNFLEFPTLIEVTPQATPAQTVTQVLYKVPGVKTKINLLKYILDHNEVDKLIVFCKTRTAAEDVYKFLVRKFSENEVKVLHANKGQNTRINSINSFKTEEVRILVATDVAARGIDVSNVSHVINFDVPVVIEDYVHRIGRTGRAFQHGEAITFCNPAEEYYINKIQKLIRQTIDVLPLPDDVFVEKPEYEERQAQAREIDMQKRKENPDFKGAFHEKKLANTKEGAEAKKRYKKQLEDNAKRKYFKPKKKR